ATTTACAAAGTCAGAGTCAGTAACGTAAAATTTGTTAACAAGTGCTAATACTTATGCTGGTAGGAAAACTGAAAGGACGACCACAAAAAACTCTTTAGGCAAACACTGGCCTTTCATTCATCGACAACAAACACACCTGACCAACCCAATCAAGGTTatgaagggttactagaaagaTACTCGCAACTTTTAAATCACCGTATGcatggattacttccttgtttagacaagccagctcagtcatttccggtcaactatactgtgccgtaataggagtgtactttgctcgttttctctatATAAACCATttacaatcgaagaaaagttttgtttgtctaagaggaccaaacgtccatgtataccgtttcaagattGACAAACgtgagttttaaaaaaaaatgcgagtaaatcggctaaatatgctcTAGTCATTGTTATGATTGACGGTAGTAACTGGACAAACATCTGAGAAgctgatggcaaaaaaaaaagagctgttcATTTAATGATTCAGAGTAAATtaagagtaacaaaactacagcagtaacaagtttatGTTGGTTAAATAtgggctatttaatagcttttacagttcaagagaAAGCTTTAAAGATGTAGTTAAGTCGTTATtgtgtaaaatatttcaaattcatatagattcatattgagtgcattatttaagtcttataccattaatatttaacttatttaatttgtagtgaactatatatataagtatttaaataattcacccttataggctgtttctatactatatacttcagtgcggtaaaattccaacaatttattatactaatgATCTTACAATAAATGGACAAGAAAGACTTCTTgtaaaactagggagttgaaatggcagctgcagccaatgattaatcctctgctgccatcttttggttatgtGTGtaaattcatttcattttcatctttaaaaaagACGTTTTCCTTGAagagacatttttttttccatgtggtctttataaatgaaaagtgaatctttaaagtgaattttattgcacagctgtagagctgaaaaataaaggctttaaaatattacaagatttaaaaaatatgttcatGACAATGGAGggaagttactgattatcaagaatatgattatgatccttgaagagaagtatctctagctagctaacgttagcctaaacaagttatgatagtgtttagctgtgagcatttaaatgtacacctatgcaggtactctcctgggattCCCAAGCtctgcatttaaattatatgttgttaaataatatgaaacggaatattcattcacaaaaatatcttgaattttagggGCATATACTGCATAGGCTACATAACTTGACTCTGCAAGTTGTTGTCCTGCATCGTGTTCTTCAACAATCAACTGTATGGAATTTAAGATGATGTAGATCTGTGGCAGGGCAGtgcatgaattttttttttacgcaatattattatttttttgtctataactaattaattaaacatGTTAGCACAACAGcccaaatatatacattttaatagcagctgtgtgtgtgtgtgtgtgtgtgtgtgtgtgtgtgtgtatttgctgTTAATGACAGTGATGTCGTTTAGCTGTAAATAATAAACAGCATTTTTGTAGAGATCAACATTTTAATAAAGACCAAATGACAAAGTttacctgtttgttcctcagtctCTTCTTGTTTCAGACTGAATACTTCTGCAATCCTGAAGTCTtcagtctcctctttaataaacgccatctttataatcaGAGTTTTTCTCTGGATACTGTCATGTAATAGATGAGAATAAATAACAGAaagaaaaataagtaaaaactaAATTTCTGGGTGTGTCTCAATCAGCCCCCTATAGTCATCACCATAGACTGTATATTACATTTAACAGATTACACATTAAACAAACCATTTGTAGTTGGTTATAAGTCATTATACATGTTTGTGTTCTACTATCGTATACACTGTTTTGACTGCTGGAAAGACGCAATTATAAAACTGAGGAGTAATTGCTGTAATTTCTTTCTTACTTTGGAATGTAATGTTTGGAATTATTATTGCTTTTCTGAAACAAGACAGCTTCGTCAAATGTGACAACTGTATTTGTCAGTGTTCTTCATTTTTGTTTATAACACACTGTTTATGATATTGGGAGCAAAATGAGACATACCCGTTCCGTTTCTTAtgtgtggatgcgctttactcacgAAAAAAGTTAATTGTTGGTAGATAAAGCATTACACCGTTATATTCGATAACAATTGAAGCACTTTAAAGCTTCTGCAACTATAAGGTTGACTAAACAATTTGTATCCATTTAAACTCTTGAATGTTTGCAAACACAAACCTTTCTGCAGCCGGAACACAACAGCCTCAGGAGCGCAACGCAACCTTCTTCTTTTCTTGTAGAATTTGTGGCAGCCTAGAAGCATCATCGGTGTATTACTGCCCTCCTCAGGTCATCTTTATACTCCGCTCAACATTTAAATCCTTACAGTCATGTGCAAAAAAAAAGGATAATGACTTTCGCCGATTCATAAATCCACAGTCTTTCTGCATGTTGAATGACACACTCCATTATTACATGGTTTACAGTTTCTTCTTGTCCACATCTACATGTTTACCAATCCTTGCTTACCCAGAGTTCAACGTATAAAGAGTGGTCCAACCTTAGTCAAGTTAGAAGACAACCTTCCTAACCTAATAATAGTAGAATTTTCATCTATTGGCTGAACAGAATAATGTCTGCATTTGTGTCCTTCATTTCAGTCTTTATGCCACAATGTTATTGTTCCTTGTTGTATTATACTTTTACACTTAACTCTCCCGTACATAACATATACTCCACTTCACTTCTATTTGCAGCTTTTCTTGCCATTTCATCTGCCTCTTCATTTCcaacaaagtgttcaaacacttTGGTTTATagtgtaatttacaacagcttagaacgcggctcaaccaatcagaatcaaggactagAACTCCCCGTTTTATAACATTCTCTCACTAAAGATCAAATATTACATTGCAATGTTCATTATTTCAAACaatttatttgcttttatttctAGTCTTCAATTTACACTGTGGCATTTCACACAAGGACAaacacttttttaatattttgctcTGATTTTCGGACACACAGGACTACTGTTGCCGACGTAGCCTTAATTTTACACAGATCCGTATTTTCTGGTGCCATTTTAAGTTGCTTAGCCATTTAAATCTCTTTCCACATGAAGAACACTGATAGCGTCTCACATCTGCATGACTTTTCAGGTGTATCTCTAAGTGTGATGACAAAACAAATTTTTTATTACACTGATCACAATTAAATCGCCTTCCTCCAGAGTGAATTCGCATGTGATTTTTGAAATTGACCCTTTTTCTAAACCTCTTGTCACACTCCTGCTATAGAAAATCATTCCACATCGACGACAAGTAAAAGACCtcttctttaagtgaactttcaGGTGGGAAGTAAGGCGTGTTTTACGtggaaaactctttccacactgatcacatgtgcaTGGCTTGTCTCCAGTGTTTTATTGGCCATATGATATCTTAAATTTAGTTCTGATTTTAAGCtgtgaatggtttctctccattgtgaattcccatgtggactttaaggtcttcaggttgattgaaactctttccacactgaaagcaGGAAAAATAACTTGTCGTTTGTGTCTTTTGACCTCGTCTTTGTGAGGAAGTCTTTTCAGTCTGTGAGgttttaaaagatttttctccagtaaTGAAATCATGATCTGTCTCTTCAATTTCATGTAGTACTTcattctcctctttcagtgccatcaggtctactGTGGAAAGAGACAAATAAGAATTCATTAGTTTCAATTCTCTTTATCTGTTCACATTTTAGTTAATGCAATAGAAACTAACATGAATTAAGTACAACTGTATTGCTCAAATATTAATacatgctgtaaaaatgtatactGCATAATGCTAGCTAATACATGCTTGGTAACAAAAGTGTAAATATTAAAACTTACACACATTTTAGGTTGCAGCTAAAGAACGTTTGACCTGCAATATTTTGCGGATAAATTATTTTGAAAGGTCAAAGGGCTTTGAAGAAAGTACCAGTGTAAcagtattttaatgatttactatGGAAATTACCACAGTGTCATATCTGTGACAAAATAATTTAGCATGGGGGCATCAACATCTACAAGTAAAAACACTACAAACTTGTGGACTCATCTGAAGCACATCTATCCAGAAGTCTAATGAAGCTAAGAAAAAAGGGGCAAGAAAGATCCTTCTCAGCCATCAGTGTCTCAGCTATCTAAAAGCAAGACAAGGGTGGAAGGACACAGATCCAAGGTCTATCAAATTTGAAGCAGCTATAATTGAAAAGACTGCCACTGACAACCAACCATTTTCCGTGATTTCAAACCTTTGATTTAAGGGTTTCATGTTCCTTATGGAACCTAGGTACTGAATTACAAATAAGAAGTTCTACAGAAGAAAGATGCTAGATGAAACCTATTCCAGAGTTTTGACAAAAGTCAAATGTAAAGTGACGAAGGAGAAGGCCCCATTCATGGCATTCACAACTGACTGATGTTCTGGAGCTAGAGTCCCCGATGAGACTAACTGGGAATTTCATTTCTGAGTACTGGTCAATAAAAGTATATTCTAGCTGAGGCTGGGCGATATGGCGAACAATTTAAATCTTGATTGTTTTGACCGATTCTTGATTTTGTACGATTTTTAACTAATCAACTTCAAAATGTAACTACAACATGATTCAAGTAGCGTTTTCTTTATTAACCCTCTAGTTAaagaaaatgtttaattaaaaacactgtattaaaatgaaaacacactagtgtaaacaggctTAAGACCGCAAGTGCACATGATGTGTTCTATTTGGGACAGGGCCTTTCTGTCATTTAGACTTAGATGCACGTTTCTATACGACAATGGGTATGCTTGGGCTGTTGGGAAAAGCCATACTAAACTTGTGGCTTCATTTCGGGGCAAAGCAAAACATTGTCGAACTACATTATATAAAAGTCGTGGAACTAGTTTGGTTATTCTACAATTAATGGTACTACAAATTATACTTCAATTAGAAAATACTATAAATTGACAAACTGTAAGGCGTGATGATGTTCAATGTCTCCGACAGCGgctgtagtcccatttagcaacttgttagcaaccctttttttaaagaaacataacagtttaaaaaaatcaCGAGTGGAGTGtaactggtgtgttttatgttgtacaataaaatgtgaaagtatcttgagcttgtgttaacCACGGACCTTATTTAAGGGATTTAACCAAAATCCCATTCAAAAACCCATTGACTTTGGGGGGATGGAACCAgaagtgctaaaatgctaactTTCTCTTGGGTTTTTGCCTACAAAGTAACATCATAGTTCACTCTACTGTGCCATATCTCCATGAGAGGTGACCAAAATTTTTGACATATCAGACCATACGTTGGCAGTCAGGAGAGGTTTATCGCTTCTCGTTTCCCCCTGTAACTGCACGACAAACAACGCACGCCAAAGCTGAAATTCAGTCCTTTTCAAAGAAAGGGTCACACGAGTTGGAATTTGGctcaaaaaaatattacaaaacacCTCAGGTGGAATAAATATGCATGACTCCTAAAAATAATTACTAAAATGAAGCTAGAACCAgactttcaaaaaagaaaagagaaagctGAAAAATTTGACTATAGGTACCAaaccaatttaaaataatatacaggCAAAATACATACATTTGCTGTTAATGACAGTGATTTCATTTAGCTGTAAATAATAAACAGCGTTTTTGTAGAGTTCAACATTTTAATAAAGTCCAAATGACAAAGTttacctgtttgttcctcagtctCTTGTTTCAAACTGAATACTTCTGCAATCCTGAAGTCTtcagtctcctctttaataaatgccatctttatcaTGGGAGTTTTTCTCTGGATACTGTcatgtttaagatgagaataattaccagaaagaaaaataaatacaaactaaATTTCTCAATCAGCTCCCTAGTCATCACCATAGACTGTATATTACATTTAACAGATTACACATTAAACAAACCATTTGTAGTTGGTTATAAGTCATTATacatgtttgtgttctactgGAAAGACGCAATTATATAACTGAGGAGTAATTGCTGTAATTTCTTTCTTACTTTGGAATGTAATGTTTGGAATTATTGCTTTTCTAAAACAAGACAGCTTCGTCAAATGTGACAATTGTATTATTtgtcagtgtgtttttttttttttttttacaacacacTGTTTACAATATTGGGAGCGAAATGAGACATACCCGTTCATTTTCTAATGTGTGGATGCGCTTTAGTCACAAAAAAAGTTCACTATTGGTAGATAAAGCATTACACCATTATATTCGATAACAATTAAAGCAGTTTAAAGCTTCTGTAACTATAAGGTTGACTAAACAATTTGTATCGATTTAAACTCCTAAATGTTTGCAAACACAGGAGCGCGACgcaacctttttcttttcttgtaGAATTTGTGGCATCATCGACGTACTACTGCCTTCCTCAGGTCATCTTTATACGCTGCttgacatttaaattaaaaaatttaaagtaCAGTCATGAGCAAAATCTTAATAATGACTTTCGCCGATTCATAACTCCACAGTCAAATAAGTCTTTCTGCATGCTGAATGGCACACTCCATTAATCACATGGTTTAGTTTCTTCTTGTTCAGTTTTTTCTGAATGTTTTCCAATCCTTGCTAACCCAGAGTTGATTAACTCCTCTCAAGTCCCTTATACTTGAGAGCAGCCATGTATGAAGAGTTTTTTGGAGGTTATAGTACATTGAAGAAATACCCCTCAGTAGAAATCGTGAACCGGGGGCAAGTAGACTGGACCACAAGGGCACTTCAGCAAAGGGGCAGGGGCTCAAGCTCTAGCATTAGCCATATTCAAATGTTTaataaagcaataagccccaAGAAGCCGTGGTTTACAGCGAAGCAGATTGCCTAAAACCCCCTTAGCTATTAAAAATTCACTGTAAATGGTTATTCAATATATGTAGCAAtgtttaaccaaaaaaaaaaaaaaaaaaaaacacacagagcaaataaagtgtaatgatattaataaaaacattataccTCCGGCAAACAATGTTCCTCAGAATCGTGGTTTAAACCGACAAATGTGAACAAAGCTGTAGGTTTATAGTTTAAATTACAACAGCTTAGAATgcggctcaaccaatcagaatcaaggtcTAGAACTACTCGTTTTATAAAAGTGCATTCTCGCACTAAAGATCAATCAAATATTACAGTGCAATGttctttatttcaaataatttatttCCAGTCTTCAATTTACATTGTGTACATTGTGGCATTTCACACAAGgacaaacactttttttaatattttgttctgATTTTCAGAGTTCATATTTGGCCCACATTCAGCTGTGCTGTCACCGTTAAtcaaaaaatttttattttatgggtTATTATTGGGTGGGGGGTCCACAAGGTGGGAATCAAACTCAGGACAGCCGCAGAGAAAGCACACAGGGCTACTGGTGCCGACGTAGCCTTAATTTTACACAGATCCGTATTTTCTGGTGCCATTTTAAGTTGCTTAGCCATTTAAATCTCTTTCCACATGAAGAACACTGATAGCGTCTCACATCTGCATGACTTTTCAGGTGTATCTCTAAGTGCAATGGCAAAACAAATTTTTTATTACATTGATCACAATTAAACCGCCTTCCTCCAGAGTGAATGCGCATGTGATTTTTGAAATTGACCCTTTTTCTAAACCTCTTGTCACACTCAGAGCACTGCAGTTTCTTTCCAGAATGACTTTGCAAGTGACGTTTCAGGTCTATCTGGCATGTAAAACACTTTTTACACCGAGGACACACGTaaggcttctctctagtgtgaagTCGCATGTGACCCTTGAGGTTTCCCCTAAATCTGAAAGTCTTTCTACAGTGAGGACacgtgtaaggtttctctccagtgtgagttctcatgtgattCCTAAGATTTCCTTTTCCTGAGAAGCTCCTCTCACACAATTTGCATTTGTAAGGcctttctccagtgtgagttctcatgtggcaATTAAGGGATTCTTTATATGCAAAGTTTATTCCACACTGCTGGCacttaaaaggtttctctccagtgtgaattctcatgtgaggcTTCAGGCTAGCTTTATGACTAAAACCCCTTCCACACTGCTGGcacatgaaaggcttctctccagtgtgcatTCTCATATGAGTCTTAACGTATCTATTGAATCGGAAAGTCCTTTCACATTCCGGGCAtttgaaaggcttctctccggcaTGAATTATTACATGCCTTTTAAGGCGTTTCCTGCTATAGAAAATCATTCCACATCGACGACAAGTAAAAGACCtcttctttaagtgaactttcaGGTGGGAAGTAAGGCGTGTTTTACTTggaaaactttttccacactgatcacatgtgaacggcTTGTCTCCAGTGTGATTGGCCATATGATATCTTAAATTTAGTTCTGATTTTAAGCTTTTTGcacacagtttgcaggtgaaaggcttctctcttgAGTGAGTTTTCATGTGGCTTTTAAGGGCTGCTTTCTGAAtgcaactctttccacactgagggcatgtgtatgGTTTTAcaccagtgtgaattttcatgtgagcgTTAAAGTTTCCTTTTTCCTTAAAatgttttccacactgttggcaggtgaaaggcttctcttcaTTATGAATTCTTTTGTGGACTTCGAGATCTTcaggttgagtgaaactctttccacactgagggcatgtgtatggtttctctccattgtgaattctcatgtggactttaaggtctTCAGGTTGATTGAAACTCTTTACACACTGAAAGCAGGAAAAATAACTTGTCATTCGTGTCTTTTGACCAATTTTTTGTGAGGAAGTCTTTTCAGTCTGTGAGGTTTTATAAGATTTTTCTCCAATAATGAAATCATGATCTGTCTCTTCAATTTCATGTAGTACTTcattctcctctttcagtgccatcaggtctactGTGGAAAGAGACAAATAAGaatttattagttttaattttctttatctgttaacatttaagttaattcaatataaactaacatgaatgaaGTACAACTGTATTGCTCAAATATTAATACATGCTGTAAAGATGTTCGTTTATTGCATAATGCTAGCTAATACATGCTTGGTAACAAAAGTGTACCTATAAAATGTACACACATTTTAGGTTGCAGCTAAAGAACGTTTGACCTGCAATATTTCACGGATAAATTATTTCGAAAGGACAAAGGGCTTTGATGAAAGTACCAGTGTGATAGTATTTTAATAAAGTATCACCAGGGGATGTACCACAGTGTCATATCAGTGACAAAATAATCAGCATGGGAGCATCAACTCATCTGAAGCACATCTATCCAGAAGTCTAatgaagttaagaaaaaagggGCAAGAAAGATCCTTCTCAGCCATCAGTGTCTCAACTATCTAAAAGCAAGACAAGAGTGGAAGGACACAGCTCAAAGGTCTGTCAAAATTTAAGCAGCTACCATTGAAAAGATTGCCAATAACAACTAACCATTTTTAGTGGTTTCAGACCTTGGATTTAAGAGCCTCATGTTCCTTATTGAACCTAGGTACTGCATTAAAAATGAGAAGTTCTACAGAAGAAAGATGCTAGATGAAACCTATTCCAGAGTTTTGAAAAATCAAAAGTGAAGTGAGAAAGAAGGCAGCCCCATTCATGGCATTCACAACTGACTGATGTTCTGGAGTTACAGAGTCCCCGATGAGACTAACTGGGCATTACATTTCTGAGTACTGGTCAAGAAAGTACAACAgttttagtgaaaaaaaaaaagataagattacgagattaaagccattacatttcaagaataaagttgaaataaatttattcttgtaatttagcGTTCTTCTCGGTTCACCGCATGGACAGGACTAAAGAATCGGGGAAGTCAAGGGGAG
The window above is part of the Garra rufa unplaced genomic scaffold, GarRuf1.0 hap1_unplaced_093, whole genome shotgun sequence genome. Proteins encoded here:
- the LOC141316495 gene encoding uncharacterized protein: MALKEENEVLHEIEEKDHDFIIGEKYFNRSQTKKTYSRKRAQKIQTTSYFSCFQCGESFNQPEDLKVHMGIHYREKPFTCKLCGKGFKEKGNFNAHMKIHTVDLMALKEENEVLHEIEETDHDFIIGEKSYKTSQTEKTSSQKIGQKTRMTSYFSCFQCVKSFNQPEDLKVHMRIHNGEKPYTCPQCGKSFTQPEDLEVHKRIHNEEKPFTCQQCGKHFKEKGNFNAHMKIHTGVKPYTCPQCGKSCIQKAALKSHMKTHSREKPFTCKLCAKSLKSELNLRYHMANHTGDKPFTCDQCGKSFPSKTRLTSHLKVHLKKRSFTCRRCGMIFYSRKRLKRHVIIHAGEKPFKCPECERTFRFNRYVKTHMRMHTGEKPFMCQQCGRGFSHKASLKPHMRIHTGEKPFKCQQCGINFAYKESLNCHMRTHTGERPYKCKLCERSFSGKGNLRNHMRTHTGEKPYTCPHCRKTFRFRGNLKGHMRLHTREKPYVCPRCKKCFTCQIDLKRHLQSHSGKKLQCSECDKRFRKRVNFKNHMRIHSGGRRFNCDQCNKKFVLPLHLEIHLKSHADVRRYQCSSCGKRFKWLSNLKWHQKIRICVKLRLRRHQ